The Allocoprobacillus halotolerans nucleotide sequence CTATCACCACCACCCGTATTTTAACATTTTTCATAACAAGAAATGTTAAATACAAGTAAAAACACTGTTCAAATGGTGTTATTTACCATTTTTTATGCAAATCTTCTTGAGTAATAGAGCGGATGACCTGACAAGGATTTCCTCCAGCAATCACATAAGGAGGAATATCATGGGTCACAACACTACCTGCACCAATGATAGCACCCTGATTAATTTTCACACCAGGTAAGATTGTCACATTTCCACCTATCCAAACATGATCATAAATTTTAACTGGTCTTGTATATTCTAACCCTTGCATTCTTTCTCCTTCATGAAAAGGATAAGAAGCTGTATAAATATTCACATTGGGTCCCAATACAACATGATCCCCGATTTCTACTAAACCTTGGTCTAAAATTGTTAAATTGACATCACTGTAAAAATTCAAACCTACTGTAATATGATAGCCATATTGACAATAAAAAGGTGGTTCAATACAAAGTTCACCTTTACAATTTAATAACTTTTTCAAAAGAATATCTTTTTCATTTTTTTGAACAGGTGTATAACGATTATATTCATAAAGCATTCTTTTACAAATTTCTCTTTCATGATACAGTTGTTGATCATAAGGCTGATACAAATGCCCAGCCATCATCTTTTCTTTTTCACTCATTTTTTTCATCCTTTAATTGATTTTCAATTTCTTCTATCATAGCTTGACAATCATAAGTCGCAAAAATACTTGGTGCAACGTCTTGAACTTTTGCTGACTCCAGCTTTCCTGATAATTCTTGAAGTTTATATCTTAATTGAGGAGCAACAAAAATCAAATCATATTTTTGATAAATATTTTCTAATTCATAGATAGCTGTTGCATCCACATGATAAGGTAAATGATTTAATTGACAGTATTTATTTAATTTTTGAGCAAAATAACCTGTTGTCATTCCACCACTACAACAAAGTAATATCTGATAATTTTGTTCAGTTTCTTCCAATAACTTATCCATCATTCTTTGAAATAAGTTAGTTGCATACTGGAAATTATGAAATTGATAATGTAAATAAAAAAGCAGTTCTTCTCCTTCAGTAATAGCCTCTTCAACAATTCCAATTGGCCATATAACAAATCTTCCCACTTTATTTTTATAATAAATTTTGTAAGTTCTCGAATCATATTTTTCTAAAGTTAAATGAGGATGACTAGTTACTTGATAATAAACCCATTTTCTAAAGACTTCCAAATCTTCTTGTTTATAAAAAGTTTCCATAGCCCCTCACCCCACTTCTTTATTATACACAAGTTTATTCAAAAAACCAACTGTTTAAAAAATGGCTTTGTTATGAAAAAGGAAGTATATTCATTGCATTCAAAGATGCAATTTATCCTCTTTATTTCAATCTTTTTCTTTCCTATAATGAAGAAAAGAAGGAGGAAAAATACATGAAAGTAAGTTTTTTTAGTGTCAGAGATGATGAAATAGATTATATTCATCAATATGCCAAGAAATATGATATTGAAATTGACATTCACCGTGATGCTTTGACTCTTGATAATGTTGATTTATGTCAAGGGAGTCAAGCCATCAGTATTATGACAACAAAAACAGATGAAGCGATTATAAAAAAATTAAGCGATTACCAAGTTGTTTACATTTCAACAAGAACAATCGGTTTTGACCATATTGATTTGATGGCTTGTGAAAAATATGGTATTCATGTTGGAAATGTAAGTTATTCACTTGCAAGTGTTGCTGAATATACAGTTATGATGATTTTAATGGCATTAAGAAATATGAAATTGATTGTAGAACGTTTTGCGAGTCAGGATTTTAGTTTAAATCGTATTCGTGGGAAAGAATTAACACATTTAACAGTAGGAATTATTGGAACAGGGAAAATTGGTCAAGAAGTGATTCGCTATTTATCTGGTTTTTCATGTCATATTATAGCTTATGATCGCTATCCACAAGAAAGTCTTAAAGATGATGTTGAATATGTGGATTTAGAAACATTATGGAAACGTAGTGACGTGATTAGTTTACATGCGCCTAGCATGGAAAGTACATATCATATGATTAATAAAGACAGCATTCAAAAGATGAAGGATGGTGTTGTGATTATCAATACTGCAAGAGGTTCTTTAATTGATACTGACGATTTAATTGTTGGCATTGAAAATCAAAAAATTGGTTATGCAGCTTTAGATGTTGTAGAAAACGAATCACATCTTTATTATCAAGAATATAAAAATGAAGTCATCAATCATCATCAACTCGCTATCTTACGTTCATTCCCTAATGTTTTACTAACACCTCATACTGCTTTCTTTACACATCAGGCAGTCAGTGATATGGTTGAATATTCAATCATAAGTGCCAAAGCAACTTATGAACATCAAGAAAACCCATGGTTAATTTTATAAAACAAAAAGATGGACAATATCCATCTTTTTATTTTATGCATTATTTATGGCGTTTTTTATGTCTTGGTTTACTTTTTTAACAATAGGTACTTGTTCTGGTTCATCCCATAAAGCCACTCTTGTTTTCGCTAAATAATCATGAAGTGCACGTTTTGAAGGTGTATTATAAACAATAACCCCTGAAATCATTGTAATGAGTCCACCAATAGCTGTTAAATAGTATTCAAAATAAAATCCTGTAGCAAGAGTAAGCATTTGTCTGAGATAACGACTCACAACAACAGAAACGCCTTCCAATAGAATCAAACCTACAAGATGTCTCATCACCAATGTTTTGATATCCAATGGTTCTCCATCCACTCTGACAATTTTTAACTTCATTATATGTTTTCCTAACGTTTGTCCTGGATAAACTTTATAAGGAATATAAATATAATAAATCAATGCGACAATAAGGCATAGAATTCCTGCTAAATAGCTCCAGCCCTGCGAAAATCCTAAAGATGGGAAAACATATAAATCACTAAACATATCACTACGATCAGTAACCAAGCCATAAATCACAACAGCGGGTAAACCACAAATAATTCCCCCAATTGCCCAATCTAAAGCATAGGCAATCACACGTGTTGTAAATGTGACACGAGAGGGCTTTCTATCTACCCAACGTGTTAATTTTTTCCATAATTTATGCATAAAATTCAATCCTCCTATTTTTGATATAAACTATCCATAGCTTTTTTAAAGCGTTTTAATCCTTCTTCCAATTTAGAACGTGGACAACCTAGATTCATACGTAAATATTTTTGTCCATTTTCACCATAGGTTTCCCCTTTCATAATAGCGACGCCACCAATGTTGACTAATGCATCTTGAATTTGCTCACTTGTAAATGGTACATTTCTACCATCTATCCAAGCTAAATATGTTGCTTCTGGTCTTTGAAAACGAAAATCAGGTAATTCTTCTTTGATAAAATCTTCAACAAGTTTCATATTTTGTTTAATATATTCATTTAACTGATCAATGTAATCATCACATTGCGTATATCCAATCATTGTTGCATACATCCCAAAAATACTTGCTGAATTAAGAAAATCTCTTTTTCTTGTCACTTTCAAAAATTCATCTCTTATGTCATGATTAGGAATCATGACATAAGATCCAATCAATCCCGGTGTATTCAATGTTTTACTTGAAGAACTGGCAGTGTAAAGTTCATCATATAAATCAAGATATGATAATAATGGATGATGTTTTGTTTCTTTGATTTGAATATCCATATGAATTTCATCAGAAATGATTTTGACATGATATTTTTTGCATAATTCTATCATTTTTCGCATTTCATCGTCATGCCAAATGCGCCCTGTTGGATTATGTGGTGAACACAACAACAATATCGAACATTCTTGTAACTGTTTTTCAAATACTTCAAAATCAATCACAAAACTATCATGGTCATGAACCAAATGATGTGAAACTAATTCTCTATCATTATCTTCTATGACTGAAAAGAATGCATCATACATAGGATTCATTGTTAAAACTTTATCTTGAGGTTTAGATAAAAGACGAATCAACAATGATACGGAATACATTACACTAGGACTATATAAAATCCAATCTTCTTCAATATGTGTATCAAAACGTCTTTGATAATAACTTGCAATAGAAGATTTATAATCATGATGATTCCATCTGGTATATCCATAAATTTGATGATTAGCCACTTCATGAATTTTTTCAGTAATTGGCTTTGGAATAATAAAATCCGTGTCTGAAATTGAAAATGGAATTAAATCTTTTTTATGAAAACGATCTTCAATATAGTCCCATTGTGTACAATAAGTTCCTAAACGATTATGAACTTCATCAAAATTATACTGCATCTATTTTTCCTCCAAAATTATATAATCTTTTGTTGTTTGATTAAGTGGTACACCCTTACCATCCATAATCACAACATCATCTTCAATACGAATTCCCCCAACACCTGGTACATAAACACCAGGTTCACATGACATCATCATATGTTCCTGTAAAATTGTCTGACTTTGTGAATTTAAAATAGGTCCTTCGCCATCTTCTCCTATACCTAAGCCATGTCCTAAACCATGTGTAAAATACTCACCATATCCAGCTGCTTCAATCACATCTCTTGCTGCTTTATCAACATCACAAGCTTTCACATCTGCTTGAATAGCTGATAAACCTGCTAATTGAGCTTTTAAAACAACATCATAGATTTCCTTAATTTGTGGTTCAGGTTCACCAATAAAGCAAACACGTGTCATATCTGATTGATAATTTTCATATTGAATTCCAAAATCAATCATAATCGGTTCATGTTTTTGAACGCATCTTGATGTAGGTCGTCCATGTGGTAAAGCTGTTCGTGGTCCCGATGCAACAATTGTATCAAATGACATCTGCTGAGCACCTGCCTTAATAGAATAGTAATGCACTAATGCACTGATTTCATATTCACTCATACCAACACGTATTTGCGAAATCACTTTTTGATAAATATCATCTGTTATTTGAATCACTTTTTTCATAGCCTCAATTTCTTCATCATCTTTGACAATTCTTAAATTGACAATATCTTCATCTAACAAATGAATATCAACCCCTAATTGACTGACTGCCTGATATTCTTTGACAAGCATTTGACTTGCTTCAACGCCCATGCTTTGACATTGATTTTCTTTTAATAACTGTTCAACTGTACCTAAATAATTTTTTCCTGTTAAATGAGGATTATGTAAAACTATTGTTAAATCATGTTCCTTTTCCTTAGCTTCAGTGATATATCTTCCATCAACAATCAAATAGCCTTGATTTTTTGTAATCAAGATTTGACATCCACTTCCTGTTAAAGTAGACATCCATTTCTTTAATGTTTTACTTTTTATTAATAATGCATCTATATTCTTTTCTTGTAAGAATTGTTGAACTTTATCAATTCTTTTTGCCATTTTCATCACCTCATTATATACAAAAGGCAAGCATATTAGCTTGCCCATCCATTAAAAGTCTAAATCTAAATCTTCTAAGATTTTAGCATCTTCTTCAGACATTGTTGATGTTGGTTTATCTGGTTCTTTTTGACCATAACGTCTTTCATATATCTTAAAGAATGGATACCAAATCAATATCGAAGCAAGCATTTGAACTGCGTTGACTACAATTGACATTACATCTAAGTTTGTTAAATATCCTTCTAAGAATACCCCAACATAAGGCGGTGTATATATCGATTTTGCCATAATTCCTAAATACATAGCCCAAGCTCCAAAGCTTCCAATAATTCCACCAAAGATAACATATGGAATAAAGAAGATCGGGTTCAAGACAATTGGTGCCCCAAATAAGATTGGTTCATTAATACCAAATAATGCAGGAATTAATGCCACACGACCAATTTGTTTTAATGCTTTATTCTTAGATAATAAGCACCAGAAGACAAGACCAATTGTAACCCCTGTTCCTGTAAAGTTACCAAATGCTGATTCAGGTCCTGGACAGAAGAAATGTGGTAATGCTAAACTAGCTTGTTGAGCTGCTACATTTTCTGCTAAGAACTGCGTTGAAATAGGACTTGTAATTGGACTTAATACTGATGGATGAATACCAAAGAAGAACA carries:
- a CDS encoding sugar O-acetyltransferase: MSEKEKMMAGHLYQPYDQQLYHEREICKRMLYEYNRYTPVQKNEKDILLKKLLNCKGELCIEPPFYCQYGYHITVGLNFYSDVNLTILDQGLVEIGDHVVLGPNVNIYTASYPFHEGERMQGLEYTRPVKIYDHVWIGGNVTILPGVKINQGAIIGAGSVVTHDIPPYVIAGGNPCQVIRSITQEDLHKKW
- a CDS encoding PTS sugar transporter subunit IIB: METFYKQEDLEVFRKWVYYQVTSHPHLTLEKYDSRTYKIYYKNKVGRFVIWPIGIVEEAITEGEELLFYLHYQFHNFQYATNLFQRMMDKLLEETEQNYQILLCCSGGMTTGYFAQKLNKYCQLNHLPYHVDATAIYELENIYQKYDLIFVAPQLRYKLQELSGKLESAKVQDVAPSIFATYDCQAMIEEIENQLKDEKNE
- a CDS encoding D-isomer specific 2-hydroxyacid dehydrogenase family protein, whose product is MKVSFFSVRDDEIDYIHQYAKKYDIEIDIHRDALTLDNVDLCQGSQAISIMTTKTDEAIIKKLSDYQVVYISTRTIGFDHIDLMACEKYGIHVGNVSYSLASVAEYTVMMILMALRNMKLIVERFASQDFSLNRIRGKELTHLTVGIIGTGKIGQEVIRYLSGFSCHIIAYDRYPQESLKDDVEYVDLETLWKRSDVISLHAPSMESTYHMINKDSIQKMKDGVVIINTARGSLIDTDDLIVGIENQKIGYAALDVVENESHLYYQEYKNEVINHHQLAILRSFPNVLLTPHTAFFTHQAVSDMVEYSIISAKATYEHQENPWLIL
- a CDS encoding RDD family protein, with amino-acid sequence MHKLWKKLTRWVDRKPSRVTFTTRVIAYALDWAIGGIICGLPAVVIYGLVTDRSDMFSDLYVFPSLGFSQGWSYLAGILCLIVALIYYIYIPYKVYPGQTLGKHIMKLKIVRVDGEPLDIKTLVMRHLVGLILLEGVSVVVSRYLRQMLTLATGFYFEYYLTAIGGLITMISGVIVYNTPSKRALHDYLAKTRVALWDEPEQVPIVKKVNQDIKNAINNA
- a CDS encoding MalY/PatB family protein, with the translated sequence MQYNFDEVHNRLGTYCTQWDYIEDRFHKKDLIPFSISDTDFIIPKPITEKIHEVANHQIYGYTRWNHHDYKSSIASYYQRRFDTHIEEDWILYSPSVMYSVSLLIRLLSKPQDKVLTMNPMYDAFFSVIEDNDRELVSHHLVHDHDSFVIDFEVFEKQLQECSILLLCSPHNPTGRIWHDDEMRKMIELCKKYHVKIISDEIHMDIQIKETKHHPLLSYLDLYDELYTASSSSKTLNTPGLIGSYVMIPNHDIRDEFLKVTRKRDFLNSASIFGMYATMIGYTQCDDYIDQLNEYIKQNMKLVEDFIKEELPDFRFQRPEATYLAWIDGRNVPFTSEQIQDALVNIGGVAIMKGETYGENGQKYLRMNLGCPRSKLEEGLKRFKKAMDSLYQK
- a CDS encoding M24 family metallopeptidase, with amino-acid sequence MAKRIDKVQQFLQEKNIDALLIKSKTLKKWMSTLTGSGCQILITKNQGYLIVDGRYITEAKEKEHDLTIVLHNPHLTGKNYLGTVEQLLKENQCQSMGVEASQMLVKEYQAVSQLGVDIHLLDEDIVNLRIVKDDEEIEAMKKVIQITDDIYQKVISQIRVGMSEYEISALVHYYSIKAGAQQMSFDTIVASGPRTALPHGRPTSRCVQKHEPIMIDFGIQYENYQSDMTRVCFIGEPEPQIKEIYDVVLKAQLAGLSAIQADVKACDVDKAARDVIEAAGYGEYFTHGLGHGLGIGEDGEGPILNSQSQTILQEHMMMSCEPGVYVPGVGGIRIEDDVVIMDGKGVPLNQTTKDYIILEEK